A genomic region of Leptotrichia hofstadii contains the following coding sequences:
- a CDS encoding tetratricopeptide repeat protein produces the protein MKHKFLILMLLIFSFSISYGANGNEEFLKANEYYEKNDYSNAEKMFLESIKKGNVRANYNLATLYLNKKEYDKAERYFLDALKKTSGDPELKKSTLFNLSRLYQITNQNDKAEKYLKMSSKSTNDVSAEIELGTTYFYQKKYDLAEKAYVSALNKIKDKKELSDNVKLNLAAVYREQKKYKEAENTLLSMNDKNSKNSIRAFGILYWKQNNKRKAVEYFKKALDNGDKEMLSNVVKLYGELDEDDKIEEVLRNQYNKQNKYAYGLYGLFILENNGKGAEKMCKTGIQKEDPFSFMCMEEIYKLQGKNNEAQKMSLEYQKRIAKFLEEQSKIVITRDQF, from the coding sequence ATGAAACATAAATTTTTAATTTTGATGCTGTTAATTTTTAGTTTTTCAATAAGTTACGGAGCAAATGGAAATGAGGAATTTTTGAAGGCGAATGAATATTATGAGAAAAATGATTATTCTAATGCAGAAAAGATGTTTTTGGAGTCAATAAAAAAGGGAAATGTAAGAGCGAACTATAATTTGGCAACTTTATATTTGAATAAAAAAGAGTATGATAAAGCTGAAAGATATTTTTTAGATGCATTAAAGAAAACTAGTGGGGATCCTGAACTGAAAAAATCTACATTATTTAATTTATCTAGGTTGTATCAGATAACAAATCAGAATGATAAAGCAGAGAAATATTTGAAAATGTCTTCAAAAAGTACAAATGATGTAAGTGCTGAAATAGAACTTGGAACGACATATTTTTATCAAAAAAAATATGATTTGGCAGAAAAAGCATATGTAAGTGCTTTAAATAAGATAAAAGATAAAAAAGAGTTAAGTGATAATGTTAAGCTAAATTTAGCAGCAGTATATCGAGAACAGAAGAAATATAAAGAAGCTGAAAATACATTATTAAGTATGAACGATAAAAATTCAAAAAATTCTATAAGAGCATTTGGAATTTTATATTGGAAACAAAATAATAAAAGAAAAGCAGTAGAATATTTCAAAAAAGCTTTGGATAACGGAGATAAAGAAATGTTATCAAATGTGGTTAAGTTATATGGTGAATTAGATGAAGATGATAAAATTGAAGAAGTACTAAGAAATCAGTATAATAAACAAAATAAATATGCTTATGGACTTTATGGACTTTTTATATTAGAAAATAATGGAAAAGGTGCCGAAAAAATGTGTAAAACAGGTATTCAAAAAGAGGATCCGTTTTCTTTCATGTGTATGGAAGAAATTTATAAATTACAAGGAAAAAATAATGAAGCACAGAAAATGTCTTTAGAGTATCAAAAAAGAATTGCAAAATTCCTTGAAGAACAATCGAAGATTGTTATAACAAGAGATCAATTTTAA
- a CDS encoding tetratricopeptide repeat protein — MKPTFLILMLLIFSFSISYGANGNEEFEKGNNYINQKKYNEAEKYFLVALKKGNPNAYNALGYLYSVQGKFQKAEYYLLKDLENTKDEKLKERMKINLAYIYIKQNKEKEAEKILRTIKNNDITIFKMLANFYYDNQNYEKAEEFFKKALAKGDNVSINNIVVISIKRRNVTDEIKNLIKKEYENGNIYAYGYYGTEKIKDGSLEEGERICKLGIQKGDPSSYLCMSVFYEQKGNKTKSKELFEKYKLEMSKLEDKLEKNKK, encoded by the coding sequence ATGAAACCTACATTTTTAATTTTGATGCTGTTAATTTTTAGTTTTTCGATAAGTTATGGAGCAAATGGCAATGAGGAATTTGAAAAGGGAAATAATTATATTAATCAAAAAAAATACAATGAAGCTGAAAAATATTTTTTGGTAGCATTGAAAAAAGGGAATCCAAACGCTTATAATGCTCTAGGTTATTTATATTCTGTTCAAGGTAAATTTCAAAAAGCGGAATATTATCTTTTGAAAGATTTAGAAAATACCAAAGATGAAAAATTAAAAGAAAGAATGAAAATAAATTTGGCATATATTTATATAAAACAAAATAAAGAAAAAGAGGCAGAAAAAATATTAAGAACTATTAAAAATAATGATATAACAATTTTTAAAATGTTAGCCAATTTTTATTATGACAATCAAAATTATGAAAAAGCAGAAGAATTTTTTAAAAAAGCATTAGCAAAAGGAGATAACGTCTCAATAAATAATATTGTAGTAATTTCGATTAAACGTAGAAATGTAACTGATGAAATTAAAAACTTAATAAAAAAAGAATATGAAAATGGTAATATTTATGCTTATGGATATTATGGAACAGAAAAAATAAAGGATGGAAGTCTTGAAGAAGGAGAAAGAATTTGTAAATTAGGCATACAAAAAGGTGATCCTAGTTCGTATTTGTGTATGAGTGTATTTTATGAGCAAAAAGGCAACAAAACTAAATCGAAAGAATTATTTGAGAAATATAAGCTAGAAATGAGTAAATTAGAAGATAAATTAGAAAAAAATAAAAAGTAG
- the purN gene encoding phosphoribosylglycinamide formyltransferase: MSKIIENLKDKSENKKTRIAVFISGSGSNLQSIIDNIENGNLNCEISYVIADRECFGLERAEKHGIKSIMLDKKLFGKNLSDEINAILENDTERTDYIVLAGYLSILSESFINKWNRKIINIHPSLLPKYGGKGMYGIKVHEAVIANKEKESGCTIHFVDNGIDTGEIITNVKVPVYENDTPEILQKRVLEKEHILLIEGIKKLLGQ, encoded by the coding sequence ATGTCTAAAATAATTGAAAATCTAAAAGATAAGTCAGAGAATAAAAAAACACGAATAGCAGTATTTATATCAGGTTCAGGCTCTAATTTACAGTCAATAATCGACAATATCGAAAATGGCAACTTAAACTGTGAAATTTCCTATGTAATTGCCGACAGGGAATGCTTTGGACTGGAAAGAGCTGAAAAACATGGGATAAAAAGCATAATGCTTGATAAAAAGTTATTTGGAAAAAATTTATCAGATGAAATAAACGCTATTTTGGAAAATGATACAGAAAGAACAGATTACATCGTACTTGCAGGCTATCTATCAATTTTATCAGAAAGTTTTATAAACAAATGGAATCGTAAAATTATAAATATTCATCCTTCACTTCTCCCAAAATACGGTGGAAAAGGAATGTACGGAATAAAAGTCCACGAAGCCGTAATCGCAAACAAGGAAAAAGAAAGCGGCTGCACCATCCATTTTGTAGACAATGGAATAGACACAGGAGAAATTATAACAAATGTGAAAGTGCCTGTTTATGAGAATGATACGCCTGAAATTTTGCAAAAGAGAGTGCTGGAAAAAGAGCATATTTTGCTAATAGAGGGGATTAAAAAGTTATTAGGACAATAA
- the purM gene encoding phosphoribosylformylglycinamidine cyclo-ligase yields the protein MSISYKDSGVDKEEGYKSVEKIKNGAKSTYNANVMNDLGSFGALYKLGDYKKPVLVSGTDGVGTKLKVAFETRIYNTVGIDCVAMCINDILCHGAKPLFFLDYLACGKLDSNVSAEIVSGVVEGCLQSEAALIGGETAEMPGFYTPGEYDIAGFAVGAVEEDQIVNGSDVKENDVLIAIPSSGAHSNGFSLIRKLFTDFTEVYSGKTIGEHLLTPTKIYVKPVQAVMKEVKINGMAHITGGGLIENVPRTIPDGLCANIQKSKIQIHELFKHNAFSRVSEDEMWGTFNMGIGFVLIVDAKDKEKVIEILEKNGENAYEIGHIGKGDEKICLK from the coding sequence ATGTCAATTTCTTATAAAGATTCGGGAGTAGATAAAGAAGAAGGGTATAAAAGTGTAGAAAAAATAAAAAATGGTGCCAAAAGCACATATAATGCCAATGTTATGAATGATTTGGGAAGTTTCGGAGCTTTATACAAACTTGGAGATTATAAAAAGCCTGTGCTGGTTTCTGGAACTGATGGAGTTGGGACAAAATTAAAAGTTGCATTTGAAACAAGGATTTACAACACAGTAGGAATAGACTGCGTAGCAATGTGTATAAATGATATTTTATGTCACGGAGCAAAGCCGTTATTTTTCCTAGATTACTTAGCTTGCGGGAAATTAGATTCAAATGTATCGGCTGAAATTGTAAGCGGAGTTGTGGAAGGATGCTTGCAGTCAGAAGCTGCCTTGATTGGTGGAGAAACGGCTGAAATGCCAGGATTCTATACTCCGGGTGAATACGATATTGCAGGATTTGCAGTAGGGGCAGTAGAAGAGGACCAAATTGTGAATGGTTCAGATGTTAAGGAAAACGATGTTTTAATTGCAATTCCATCAAGTGGAGCACACAGTAACGGTTTTTCATTAATCAGAAAATTATTTACTGACTTTACTGAAGTTTACAGTGGAAAAACAATTGGGGAACATTTATTGACTCCAACAAAAATTTATGTAAAACCAGTTCAGGCTGTAATGAAGGAAGTAAAAATCAACGGAATGGCCCACATCACGGGTGGAGGGCTAATCGAAAACGTACCAAGAACAATACCTGATGGACTTTGTGCAAATATACAAAAATCAAAAATTCAAATTCATGAGTTATTTAAGCACAACGCATTTTCAAGAGTAAGCGAAGACGAAATGTGGGGAACGTTTAATATGGGTATAGGATTTGTATTGATTGTAGACGCAAAAGATAAGGAAAAAGTGATTGAAATTTTAGAAAAAAATGGTGAAAATGCTTATGAAATTGGACATATTGGAAAAGGTGATGAAAAAATATGTCTAAAATAA